A window from Endomicrobiales bacterium encodes these proteins:
- a CDS encoding HPr family phosphocarrier protein encodes MIEKIVTIKNKLGLHARPAALFVQTAAKFSSQIKIIKDGQEVDGKSIMGLMTLAAAFNTQLKLLANGSDENEAINELVGIFENGFGE; translated from the coding sequence ATGATTGAAAAGATTGTTACAATTAAAAATAAGCTTGGTTTGCATGCAAGGCCAGCGGCATTATTTGTACAAACTGCCGCAAAATTTTCTTCTCAAATTAAAATTATAAAAGATGGTCAAGAAGTTGATGGCAAAAGTATTATGGGCCTTATGACACTTGCGGCGGCTTTTAACACACAGTTAAAACTTTTAGCAAATGGTAGCGATGAAAATGAAGCAATTAACGAATTAGTTGGGATTTTTGAGAATGGTTTTGGCGAATAG
- a CDS encoding PTS system mannose/fructose/sorbose family transporter subunit IID, with translation MQESNERGLLKNIIFIKMLARSFFLQAIWNYERMQNVGFAYIMMPLIRHLYKTPAERSSAVLRQLGFFNTHPYMVSIIMGVIASKETQLAQHGQSDISPESITVLKKNMSGPLAAVGDTFFWAIWRPFVALVAICFALFLYKDGYFREAWFIPISFIVFYNIVHIFFRWWTFSMSYTYPQKAIGIISEIDIQEAIKIIKILGIFILVCALVVYFIKFGLNLEHMLVLLCIFTGTLYLTGRRVSPNIIFYSTIALGILLFCIRGH, from the coding sequence ATGCAAGAAAGTAATGAGCGCGGATTATTAAAAAACATAATATTTATAAAAATGCTTGCAAGGTCTTTTTTTCTACAGGCAATATGGAATTACGAAAGAATGCAAAATGTTGGGTTTGCTTATATAATGATGCCATTAATCAGGCACCTATATAAAACACCCGCTGAGCGTTCAAGTGCTGTTTTAAGGCAGCTTGGTTTTTTTAATACACATCCTTATATGGTAAGCATAATTATGGGTGTTATTGCTTCTAAAGAAACCCAGCTTGCGCAACATGGTCAAAGCGATATTTCGCCGGAAAGTATAACAGTGCTAAAAAAGAATATGTCTGGCCCTCTGGCGGCAGTTGGTGATACATTTTTTTGGGCAATATGGCGGCCATTTGTGGCTCTTGTCGCAATTTGTTTTGCTCTTTTCTTGTATAAAGACGGATATTTCAGAGAGGCATGGTTTATTCCTATAAGTTTCATTGTTTTTTATAACATCGTTCATATTTTTTTCAGATGGTGGACTTTTAGCATGAGTTATACATATCCGCAAAAGGCCATTGGCATAATTTCGGAGATAGATATACAAGAAGCAATTAAAATTATTAAAATTTTAGGAATTTTTATACTTGTCTGCGCATTAGTGGTTTATTTCATTAAATTTGGCCTCAATTTAGAGCATATGCTTGTTTTGCTTTGTATATTTACAGGAACACTTTATTTAACTGGGCGTAGGGTTTCACCGAACATAATTTTTTACTCTACAATAGCTTTAGGCATATTACTATTTTGTATTAGGGGCCATTAA
- a CDS encoding PTS sugar transporter subunit IIC, with protein MPEIVLLAFIAALISLDITPFGQFMFSRPIVVAPLFGCILGDLTSGIWIGIIVEFVWIGILPMGAAVPADITTVAILATIWGIKTMPNNNAVMVLALIFALPSAMFFKLLDMWIRKINVLVMRWVENGVKAGKIGRVSKGIFIGIVLFFLKAFVFYFAFIIAGEWLVGEVFAMVPSKVMYGLFLSWRFLPIMALGIMFRNFSPKLTSLIDGGKNARK; from the coding sequence ATGCCTGAAATAGTTTTATTAGCTTTTATCGCCGCTTTAATAAGTTTAGATATAACACCTTTTGGTCAGTTTATGTTTTCAAGGCCAATAGTTGTAGCCCCTCTTTTTGGCTGTATTTTGGGTGATTTAACATCAGGTATTTGGATTGGCATTATCGTTGAGTTTGTATGGATAGGTATTTTGCCAATGGGTGCCGCAGTGCCGGCAGATATTACAACTGTTGCAATACTTGCCACTATATGGGGCATAAAAACTATGCCCAATAATAATGCGGTAATGGTTTTAGCTCTTATATTCGCCTTACCATCTGCAATGTTTTTTAAGTTACTAGACATGTGGATAAGAAAAATAAATGTTTTAGTTATGCGTTGGGTTGAGAACGGAGTTAAAGCGGGTAAAATTGGCAGAGTAAGCAAAGGTATATTTATTGGAATAGTTTTATTTTTTTTGAAGGCCTTTGTTTTCTATTTCGCTTTTATTATTGCTGGTGAGTGGCTGGTTGGCGAGGTTTTTGCTATGGTGCCAAGCAAAGTTATGTACGGGCTTTTTCTCTCATGGCGTTTTTTGCCCATAATGGCGCTTGGGATTATGTTTAGGAATTTTAGTCCAAAACTTACATCTTTAATTGATGGCGGTAAAAATGCAAGAAAGTAA
- a CDS encoding DUF1926 domain-containing protein — MKKVTFIFAVHNHQPIGNFDEVFHRAYNDAYLPFIDALYSRPNIKWVLHCTGILWDFISKEYPSYIDKVSQMVSRGQLELLSGGYYEPILPSIPNNDGLGQIKKLNNFIAQTFGKEPKGMWLAERVWEPQLAKTLVDAGMNYSVVDDAHFAASGLNPDELCGYYITEDQGAKLSIFPISQKLRYAIPFQNPESTLDIFKELLEKCDNPVAVMADDGEKFGLWPGTKMHVYEHGWLNAFLDMLSSNAHWIETATFSDVLAKTPPRGIVYLPTASYFEMSEWALPSSAQNAFELLSKRFHDDNSVKRFLRGGFWRNFLAKYPEANAMNKKMLYVSQKLESARSKYAESSLLMATDDLYAGQCNCAYWHGVFGGLYSPHLRNGVYRKLLDAEKKLNALVAPLKRWSVFDYNADGFDELIFESQKQNLYVAPNLGGSIIEWDILDKSINLGNVLARRYEAYHKKLKEFLENPNVYEQDVKTIHDIVFVKENNLDKYLHYDKTQKSSLLDHFFGDEVTSESFANNTFEEMGNFQNASYAYTVDNKNIVLSKSGSVQSANGSVALSLRKKLSPITNGFSVKYNFTYQESMQQLPKYACELNAAFYCFDSNLYGEHKSIKSWQVIDKCSGLRYKIESDVNFDLWVNALETVSLSESGFERTYQGVNLAMVFNLNALDKEKVLSIKVTAE; from the coding sequence GTGAAAAAAGTAACTTTTATTTTTGCTGTGCATAATCATCAGCCGATAGGTAACTTTGATGAAGTTTTTCACAGGGCTTATAATGATGCCTATCTGCCGTTTATTGATGCTCTTTATAGCAGACCAAACATAAAATGGGTTTTGCATTGTACAGGTATATTGTGGGATTTTATATCAAAGGAATATCCTTCCTACATTGATAAAGTTTCACAAATGGTGAGCCGTGGCCAGCTTGAGCTTCTTTCCGGTGGTTATTACGAACCAATTTTGCCTTCAATTCCTAACAATGACGGCTTGGGGCAGATTAAAAAATTAAATAACTTCATTGCTCAAACTTTTGGCAAAGAGCCAAAGGGTATGTGGCTTGCTGAAAGGGTTTGGGAACCACAACTTGCAAAAACACTTGTTGATGCAGGCATGAATTATAGTGTGGTTGACGATGCACATTTTGCGGCATCGGGTCTAAATCCAGATGAGCTTTGCGGTTACTATATAACAGAAGACCAAGGCGCAAAGTTGAGTATATTTCCAATAAGTCAAAAACTTCGTTATGCGATTCCGTTTCAAAACCCTGAAAGTACACTTGATATTTTTAAAGAACTTCTTGAAAAATGTGATAACCCTGTAGCTGTTATGGCCGATGACGGTGAAAAATTTGGCCTTTGGCCTGGAACAAAAATGCATGTTTATGAACATGGGTGGCTAAATGCGTTTTTGGATATGCTTAGCTCAAATGCGCATTGGATAGAAACCGCTACTTTTAGTGATGTTTTGGCAAAAACCCCCCCAAGGGGCATTGTTTATTTGCCGACGGCTTCATATTTTGAAATGTCTGAGTGGGCTTTGCCATCTTCGGCACAAAATGCCTTTGAATTGCTTTCAAAACGCTTTCACGACGATAATAGTGTAAAAAGATTTCTTCGTGGCGGTTTCTGGCGTAACTTTCTTGCCAAATACCCGGAAGCTAACGCCATGAATAAAAAAATGCTTTATGTAAGCCAAAAACTAGAGAGTGCGAGAAGTAAATATGCTGAAAGTTCCTTGCTTATGGCAACTGATGATCTTTATGCCGGGCAGTGCAATTGCGCTTATTGGCATGGTGTTTTTGGCGGACTGTATTCACCTCATTTGCGAAATGGCGTATATAGAAAGCTCCTTGACGCTGAAAAAAAGTTAAATGCTTTAGTTGCTCCGCTTAAACGGTGGTCTGTATTTGATTATAACGCCGATGGTTTTGATGAATTAATATTTGAGTCGCAAAAACAAAACTTGTATGTAGCCCCAAACCTTGGTGGCTCGATAATAGAGTGGGATATCCTTGATAAAAGTATAAACCTTGGCAATGTGCTTGCGCGCAGGTATGAGGCATATCACAAAAAGTTAAAAGAATTTTTGGAAAACCCAAATGTTTACGAGCAAGATGTAAAAACCATTCACGATATTGTATTTGTAAAAGAAAATAACTTAGATAAATATTTACATTACGACAAAACACAAAAAAGTTCGCTGCTTGATCATTTTTTTGGTGATGAGGTTACAAGTGAGTCATTTGCAAACAATACATTTGAAGAAATGGGAAATTTTCAAAATGCAAGTTATGCTTATACAGTTGATAACAAAAACATAGTTTTAAGTAAAAGTGGTTCTGTGCAATCCGCAAATGGTTCTGTTGCGTTATCATTGCGCAAAAAACTTTCGCCAATTACAAATGGGTTCTCGGTTAAATATAATTTCACTTATCAAGAAAGTATGCAACAGTTACCAAAATATGCTTGCGAGCTAAATGCGGCTTTTTATTGTTTTGATAGCAACTTATATGGTGAGCATAAATCCATTAAAAGCTGGCAAGTAATAGATAAATGTTCCGGTTTGCGTTACAAAATAGAGTCAGATGTTAACTTTGACCTTTGGGTTAATGCGCTTGAGACCGTTTCTCTGTCTGAAAGTGGTTTTGAGAGAACATACCAAGGTGTAAACTTAGCCATGGTTTTTAATTTAAACGCTTTAGATAAAGAAAAGGTTTTGAGTATAAAAGTTACCGCGGAGTAA
- a CDS encoding PTS sugar transporter subunit IIB translates to MPVVFMRIDDRLIHGQVVEGWLKNMEVDVVAIVSDEVAKDKMQQVLFAMAVPKTIKVSTLTVHAAADMVLSGAYEKERVFMLFSNPQDVLRFLKRGVSVHSVNVGGMHFTEGKRQILKNVSVDNDDVDALHNISELNVELEGRVLPNDERVNVAQYIILESKGIK, encoded by the coding sequence ATGCCAGTAGTTTTTATGAGAATTGATGATCGTTTAATTCATGGCCAAGTGGTTGAAGGCTGGCTAAAAAATATGGAAGTAGATGTGGTTGCAATTGTATCTGATGAGGTTGCAAAAGATAAAATGCAACAGGTTCTTTTTGCTATGGCAGTGCCAAAAACAATAAAGGTTTCTACGCTTACGGTTCATGCGGCGGCTGATATGGTTTTATCGGGTGCTTATGAAAAAGAAAGAGTTTTTATGCTTTTTTCAAACCCACAAGATGTTTTACGTTTTTTAAAGCGTGGGGTAAGCGTGCACTCTGTTAATGTTGGCGGTATGCATTTTACTGAAGGCAAAAGACAAATATTAAAAAATGTTTCAGTTGATAATGATGATGTTGACGCGTTGCATAATATTTCTGAGTTGAATGTAGAACTTGAGGGTAGGGTTTTGCCAAATGATGAAAGAGTAAATGTAGCTCAATACATTATTTTAGAGTCAAAAGGTATAAAGTGA
- a CDS encoding YvcK family protein — translation MKKNTNYKIVVIGGGTGLASLLSGLKHYTSNITAVVNVTDDGGSSGKLRKEFGVLPPGDIRSCLVALSEEENLMSRLFEYRFASKGPLSGHSFGNLLLTAMTAITGGLDNAISKCAEVLAIRGKVLPVTLDSAKLKAKLSDGSIVFGESKISESKKRIDLLSIVPNKVKVHNPVLDAIGSADAIVSGPGSLYTSIISNYLVDGVTNAIKRSKAIKIYVANIMTQPGESTGYTIREHIEAIEKHSAENIFDYVLANKSIISKSILKRYSKNNSIPLSPKIESGGSFRFKVVAADMLVQGKYIRHDPLKLAKNVIEIIKRHPIRFKIS, via the coding sequence TTGAAAAAAAATACAAACTATAAAATAGTCGTGATAGGTGGCGGCACAGGTTTAGCATCGCTTTTAAGTGGTTTGAAACACTATACTTCAAACATTACGGCTGTTGTAAATGTTACAGACGATGGTGGCAGTTCCGGAAAGCTAAGAAAAGAGTTTGGTGTCTTGCCGCCTGGAGATATAAGAAGTTGTTTGGTTGCACTTTCTGAAGAAGAAAACCTTATGTCTCGGTTGTTTGAGTACAGGTTTGCTTCAAAAGGCCCGCTTTCTGGTCATTCTTTTGGTAATTTGTTGCTTACCGCAATGACTGCTATAACCGGAGGGCTTGATAACGCTATTTCAAAGTGCGCTGAAGTTCTTGCTATAAGAGGCAAAGTTTTGCCAGTAACTCTTGACAGTGCGAAACTTAAGGCGAAGTTATCTGACGGTAGTATAGTTTTTGGTGAAAGCAAAATTTCAGAAAGTAAAAAACGCATTGATCTTCTTTCAATAGTTCCAAATAAAGTTAAAGTACATAATCCTGTATTAGATGCAATCGGCTCTGCTGATGCTATTGTTAGCGGGCCGGGTTCTTTATACACTTCAATTATTTCAAACTATCTTGTAGACGGTGTAACAAACGCAATAAAACGCTCAAAGGCAATAAAAATTTATGTTGCCAATATTATGACACAGCCTGGTGAAAGTACCGGATATACTATTCGTGAACATATTGAAGCAATAGAAAAGCACTCTGCTGAAAATATATTTGACTATGTGCTTGCCAACAAAAGCATTATTTCAAAATCAATACTTAAGCGTTATAGCAAAAATAATTCTATCCCATTGAGCCCAAAAATTGAAAGCGGTGGTTCTTTTAGGTTTAAAGTTGTTGCTGCCGATATGTTGGTGCAGGGTAAATATATAAGGCATGATCCATTAAAACTTGCAAAAAATGTTATTGAGATAATTAAAAGGCATCCTATAAGATTCAAGATATCTTAA
- the rapZ gene encoding RNase adapter RapZ, translating into MSRQFLIVTGISGAGRSLALKNLEDMGYFAVDNIPVSLVSKFADLCVESGGKLNKVAVGLDIRAGKESLDSIEKIVDDLKKRGIRHRILFFTADDATLFRRYAETRRRHPLARRISEGINAERKMMLKILYLADDVIDTSHLTGGELKEILTKKLSDQTLEKMKISVLSFGFKYGLPLDADLVFDVRFLPNPNYVASLRYKTGKDVGVKNYVFKHKEAKDFIVILEKMLSFLIPNFIKEGKSHLTIALGCTGGHHRSVAVSEKIGFILRKKGYMSQVYHRDIHN; encoded by the coding sequence ATGAGCAGACAGTTCCTTATAGTTACAGGTATCTCTGGTGCAGGCAGAAGTTTGGCGCTAAAAAATTTAGAGGATATGGGATATTTTGCAGTTGATAATATTCCAGTTTCTCTTGTAAGTAAATTTGCGGATTTGTGTGTTGAATCTGGCGGAAAGCTAAATAAAGTTGCTGTTGGTCTTGATATTCGAGCAGGCAAAGAATCACTTGATTCTATTGAAAAAATAGTTGATGATCTTAAAAAACGCGGCATTAGGCACAGAATTCTTTTCTTTACCGCAGATGATGCAACATTGTTTAGAAGGTATGCTGAAACAAGGCGCAGACACCCATTAGCAAGGCGGATCAGTGAAGGAATAAATGCCGAAAGAAAAATGATGTTAAAAATTCTCTATTTAGCAGATGATGTTATTGACACATCTCACCTCACAGGAGGCGAGCTAAAAGAAATTTTGACAAAAAAACTAAGTGATCAGACATTAGAAAAAATGAAGATCTCTGTTCTTTCTTTTGGTTTTAAATATGGTCTGCCTTTAGATGCCGACTTGGTTTTTGATGTTCGCTTTCTTCCAAATCCAAACTATGTTGCTTCGCTTAGATATAAAACAGGCAAAGATGTCGGTGTTAAAAATTATGTTTTTAAGCATAAAGAGGCGAAAGATTTTATAGTAATTTTAGAAAAAATGCTTTCATTTTTAATCCCTAATTTTATTAAAGAAGGCAAAAGCCACCTTACTATAGCGCTTGGTTGTACTGGTGGGCACCATAGGTCTGTTGCAGTTTCAGAAAAAATAGGTTTTATATTGCGAAAAAAAGGTTACATGTCACAAGTTTATCATAGGGATATTCACAATTAA
- the hprK gene encoding HPr(Ser) kinase/phosphatase, translated as MAEITVGTLLNEKNEALKLSLLSGVEGLCRKITVSEINRPGLALSGFFEHFPAERLQIIGLAEYIFLKTLSHERQVEVLTKLLSYQRLPCVILTHSLEPLPSMMQVHAQCMCPLLHSKLKPSGLMAELIFYLEDKMARTTQVHGVLVNVYGLGVLILGNAGIGKSECALELMKRGHMFVADDVIELRQLSGGVLIGKSQEIIQHHIEVRGMGIIDVKNMFSIGFILDESKIELVVRLQDWNGTHNYERVGIDDRFTTLLDVNVPEVIFPVKPGRNLAILIEMASLNQRLKKKGLNPAKELNKRLIGIMAKQSGEKK; from the coding sequence ATGGCAGAGATTACCGTCGGCACATTGCTTAATGAAAAAAATGAAGCCCTAAAACTTTCTCTTCTTAGTGGTGTTGAAGGTCTTTGTAGAAAGATAACTGTTTCAGAGATAAACAGGCCCGGGCTTGCGCTTTCTGGTTTTTTTGAACACTTCCCAGCAGAACGGTTGCAAATAATTGGTCTTGCCGAATATATATTTTTAAAAACACTCTCACACGAAAGACAAGTTGAAGTTCTTACAAAGTTGCTTTCTTACCAGCGCCTTCCCTGTGTAATACTTACACACTCATTAGAACCATTACCGTCAATGATGCAGGTGCATGCACAATGTATGTGCCCGTTATTGCACTCTAAATTAAAGCCATCTGGGCTTATGGCAGAGTTGATTTTTTATCTTGAAGATAAAATGGCAAGAACAACTCAAGTGCATGGTGTACTTGTAAATGTTTATGGCCTTGGTGTTTTAATTTTGGGTAATGCCGGTATTGGTAAGTCGGAGTGCGCTTTGGAACTTATGAAGCGCGGGCATATGTTTGTTGCCGATGATGTTATTGAGCTTAGGCAACTCTCTGGCGGTGTACTTATAGGCAAAAGCCAGGAAATAATTCAACATCATATAGAAGTACGTGGTATGGGTATAATTGATGTAAAGAATATGTTTAGTATTGGTTTTATTTTAGATGAAAGCAAAATTGAGCTTGTGGTGCGCCTGCAGGATTGGAATGGCACTCATAATTACGAGCGGGTTGGTATCGACGATAGATTTACCACATTACTCGATGTTAATGTTCCGGAAGTTATTTTTCCTGTTAAGCCCGGGCGCAACTTAGCTATTCTTATTGAAATGGCAAGCTTAAATCAACGGTTAAAGAAAAAAGGTCTAAACCCTGCAAAAGAGTTAAACAAAAGATTAATTGGCATTATGGCAAAGCAAAGTGGTGAAAAAAAATGA
- a CDS encoding PTS sugar transporter subunit IIA has translation MRIMEFLCPEAIVIDLKSTDKKAAIKELIDSLAKTSEIKDSNEITKTILEREKLGSTGIGQGVALPHGKTDAVKEQVGVIGISSNGVEFNSLDGEPVYLIFLLVGPLDAAGQHLKALARITRLFKDKFFRQALRDAKTVKDVVGIIEKEDEY, from the coding sequence ATGAGGATCATGGAATTTTTGTGCCCTGAGGCAATAGTGATTGATTTAAAGTCCACCGATAAAAAGGCGGCAATAAAAGAACTTATTGATTCGTTGGCGAAGACAAGCGAAATTAAAGATTCCAATGAGATAACAAAAACAATTCTCGAAAGAGAAAAACTCGGTTCTACAGGTATTGGTCAAGGTGTAGCCTTGCCGCACGGTAAAACTGATGCAGTTAAAGAGCAAGTTGGAGTAATTGGCATATCAAGTAACGGTGTTGAGTTTAATTCTTTAGATGGTGAGCCAGTTTATTTGATATTTTTATTGGTAGGTCCGCTTGATGCTGCAGGCCAGCATCTTAAGGCTCTTGCAAGAATAACTCGTTTGTTCAAAGATAAGTTTTTCCGTCAAGCGCTCAGAGACGCGAAAACAGTAAAAGATGTTGTTGGCATTATTGAAAAGGAAGACGAGTATTAA
- the raiA gene encoding ribosome-associated translation inhibitor RaiA produces the protein MHIKITARHLDLTPALAEYARKKLDKYDKYLSSPAKAQVILSVEKKFQQSAEIIITSTKSTFRSKNESNDMYAAIDLALDKIEKQLKKHKEKVKVHRVKNKTRAVSLKNMTESMLNCVPLKYSEKAKISEVKHFDVKPVTLGEAIDEMELLGYDYYMFLNESSDQLNLLYRKGDGTFGLVEPRI, from the coding sequence GTGCATATAAAAATTACAGCAAGACATTTGGATTTAACACCTGCTTTAGCAGAGTATGCAAGAAAAAAGCTTGACAAGTATGATAAGTACCTTAGCTCACCAGCAAAAGCACAAGTTATATTGTCTGTTGAAAAAAAGTTTCAGCAATCTGCCGAAATAATTATTACTTCTACAAAATCAACTTTCCGTTCAAAAAATGAGTCCAACGATATGTATGCGGCAATAGACCTTGCTTTGGATAAAATAGAAAAACAACTAAAAAAACATAAAGAAAAAGTTAAAGTACACCGTGTAAAAAACAAAACTCGTGCAGTATCTTTAAAGAATATGACCGAAAGTATGCTTAACTGTGTTCCTTTAAAATACAGTGAGAAGGCAAAAATAAGCGAAGTTAAACACTTTGATGTAAAGCCGGTAACTCTTGGTGAGGCAATAGATGAGATGGAGCTTTTGGGTTATGATTACTATATGTTTTTAAATGAATCTTCAGATCAGTTGAATTTACTTTACCGCAAAGGCGACGGTACATTTGGTTTGGTAGAACCGAGAATTTAA
- the lptB gene encoding LPS export ABC transporter ATP-binding protein: MKTLRSVNLKKSYKNRLVVNGVNVEVKQGEIVGLLGPNGAGKTTTFYMITGLVTALSGDVFIDSTKITNLPMYKRARLGIGYLPQEPSIFRHLTVWQNLMVIAELMPLTKTQRVNKVSALLADLGLERLKDQIAFTLSGGEKRRCEIARALITDPSFLLLDEPFVGIDPITVADIQGIIGRLKVMGLGILITDHNVRETLEIIDRAYIIFEGKVLLTGNAKELIESPDARRVYLGEKFKL; the protein is encoded by the coding sequence ATGAAAACTTTAAGAAGCGTTAATCTAAAAAAAAGTTACAAGAATCGCCTTGTGGTTAATGGGGTAAATGTAGAAGTCAAACAAGGCGAGATCGTTGGGCTTTTGGGTCCCAATGGTGCTGGCAAAACCACAACTTTTTACATGATAACAGGGCTTGTTACTGCTCTCTCAGGTGATGTTTTTATTGATTCCACTAAAATAACAAATTTACCAATGTATAAAAGGGCTCGTTTGGGTATTGGTTATTTGCCGCAAGAACCATCAATATTTAGGCATTTGACAGTTTGGCAAAACTTAATGGTAATTGCAGAGCTAATGCCGCTTACAAAAACTCAGAGGGTAAACAAAGTCAGTGCGCTCTTAGCTGATCTTGGCCTAGAAAGGCTCAAAGACCAAATTGCTTTTACACTTTCCGGAGGGGAAAAGCGTCGCTGTGAAATTGCAAGAGCGTTAATAACAGATCCGTCATTCCTGCTTTTAGATGAACCCTTTGTCGGCATAGACCCAATAACGGTTGCAGATATTCAAGGTATTATAGGTCGTTTAAAAGTAATGGGCTTAGGGATTCTCATTACAGATCACAATGTTAGAGAAACACTTGAGATAATAGACAGAGCATACATTATTTTTGAAGGAAAGGTTTTGCTTACCGGCAATGCTAAAGAGTTAATTGAAAGTCCCGATGCACGGCGAGTTTATTTGGGCGAGAAATTCAAGTTGTAA